The following coding sequences are from one Chondrinema litorale window:
- the lhgO gene encoding L-2-hydroxyglutarate oxidase, whose amino-acid sequence MSQGTSYDIVIIGGGIVGLATAYRLKEAQPNLNILLLEKETVLAKHQTGNNSGVIHSGIYYKPGSLKAKNCLEGYHDLIAFCEKEEINYELCGKIIVATSESELPAMENIYKRGIENGLENIRKIGVEELKEYEPHVNGVAGIHVPQTGIIDYTQVSYKYAERFQEFGGEIKLGEKVTDIKTKANSSEVITDKGTYNTNLVINCGGLFSDRIAALTMPTDVRIVPFRGEYFEIKPEKHHLVKNLIYPVPDPNFPFLGVHFTRMIKGGIEAGPNAVFAFKREGYHRTDFDMADLMGSLNWPGFRKVAAKYWQTGLGEIYRSFSKAAFTKALQKLIPEIQEEDLVPGGAGVRAQACDRTGGLIDDFKILETEHVVNVLNAPSPAATSSLAIGKTVSQLALKKL is encoded by the coding sequence GTAGGTTTGGCTACAGCCTATCGATTAAAAGAAGCACAACCCAATTTAAACATACTTCTGCTTGAAAAAGAGACAGTGCTGGCAAAACACCAGACAGGAAATAATAGTGGGGTTATTCACTCTGGGATTTACTACAAACCGGGAAGCTTAAAAGCTAAAAACTGCCTAGAAGGTTATCATGATTTGATCGCTTTTTGTGAAAAGGAAGAGATCAATTACGAATTGTGCGGAAAGATAATAGTGGCGACTTCTGAAAGTGAATTGCCGGCAATGGAGAATATTTACAAACGTGGTATTGAAAATGGGTTAGAAAATATTAGGAAAATTGGAGTTGAAGAGCTGAAAGAATATGAGCCGCATGTAAATGGTGTTGCAGGAATTCATGTACCTCAAACGGGTATTATAGATTATACTCAGGTTTCTTATAAATATGCCGAGCGCTTTCAAGAATTTGGGGGAGAAATTAAACTAGGGGAGAAAGTAACAGATATAAAAACCAAAGCAAATAGCTCTGAGGTAATTACAGACAAAGGTACTTATAATACCAACTTGGTGATTAATTGCGGTGGACTTTTCTCTGATAGAATTGCTGCACTTACAATGCCTACAGATGTTCGAATTGTTCCTTTTAGAGGTGAGTATTTCGAAATTAAGCCTGAAAAGCATCACTTAGTAAAAAATCTAATTTATCCGGTGCCCGATCCAAACTTTCCATTCTTAGGCGTGCATTTTACAAGAATGATAAAAGGTGGAATTGAAGCTGGACCAAATGCAGTTTTTGCTTTTAAAAGAGAAGGCTATCACAGAACAGACTTTGATATGGCTGACTTGATGGGTTCTTTAAACTGGCCAGGTTTTAGAAAAGTAGCTGCCAAATACTGGCAAACTGGTTTAGGAGAAATCTACCGATCTTTCTCCAAAGCAGCTTTTACAAAAGCTTTGCAAAAACTTATTCCAGAAATTCAGGAAGAAGATTTAGTACCAGGAGGAGCAGGAGTGAGAGCACAAGCATGTGACCGTACTGGTGGTCTAATAGATGACTTCAAGATTTTAGAAACCGAACATGTAGTAAACGTACTAAATGCACCTTCACCAGCCGCAACTTCTTCGTTGGCAATTGGTAAAACAGTTTCTCAACTGGCATTAAAAAAGCTATAA
- a CDS encoding ClpP family protease, with product MSPFASVVPMVIDSNDRSERAYDIYSLLLKERIIFLGTAINDQVANLIIAQLLYLNSQSKTSQIDLYINSPGGVVYAGLAIYDAIQMISAPVSTVSVGFTGSMATALLTTGHKGKRYALPHSTIHMHPTGGGAKGYTEDVRIATREQERLQTQLFHIMGRHTGHNWKEIEEFFLRDRFLNAIEAKEYGLIDEVLGDANDLIKLDSKELEVLFYGSKQN from the coding sequence ATGTCACCTTTTGCCAGTGTAGTTCCTATGGTTATTGATAGCAATGACCGTAGCGAGAGAGCGTATGATATTTACAGCCTTTTGCTAAAAGAAAGAATTATTTTTTTAGGTACAGCCATTAACGATCAGGTTGCCAACCTAATAATCGCCCAATTACTTTACCTCAATAGCCAGAGTAAAACCAGCCAGATAGATTTATATATTAACAGTCCGGGTGGGGTAGTATATGCCGGTTTGGCAATTTACGATGCCATCCAAATGATTTCGGCTCCGGTTTCTACAGTGTCTGTTGGCTTTACTGGCAGCATGGCAACTGCTTTGCTTACAACAGGGCACAAAGGGAAAAGATATGCATTGCCACATTCTACTATTCACATGCATCCAACTGGTGGAGGAGCCAAAGGTTATACCGAAGATGTGAGAATTGCTACTAGAGAACAAGAAAGACTTCAGACTCAATTATTCCATATTATGGGCAGGCATACTGGCCACAACTGGAAAGAAATTGAAGAGTTCTTTTTACGAGATCGCTTCTTAAATGCTATTGAAGCTAAAGAGTATGGCTTAATTGATGAAGTACTTGGTGATGCTAATGATTTAATAAAACTCGACAGCAAAGAGTTGGAAGTTTTATTCTATGGAAGTAAGCAAAATTGA
- a CDS encoding PLP-dependent aminotransferase family protein, producing the protein MARFKHELLTERIIDLIERGELKAGEKLPSLRTLCRQQGISLMTAYQAFNTLEGLGFVESRARSGYYARNPLRKSRFKKHYSKYKKLNAKSLDEMIQMVYGRELNKSVVSLSLNSPEVSLLPETKFKKSLLFVNRYRSGSSLLYGPFAGLPALKEQIAVLSVHSGMDIHSDDLIITAGSMEAINLAISACTEAGDKILIESPSYFGNFQTIVSLGRKPVEVETDFNTGIVIESMEKAIEEHQPKACVLVSSYSNPLGATIPNESKKKIVNLLAKYNITLIENDIYGELYYSSQRSRSCKSYDENNNVIYCSSFSKSLAPGYRIGWIHPGKFYDKVFQAKVSHSVTTSTLTQEILAHFLKHGRYDLHLKRMRKQLHTQSLKYQQAIENYFPKDTVVSKPKGGFVLWVELNNKVDTLTLFKKAMAENISFAPGQMFSMEKDLHNYFRISIGQPYGRKIEAAIKKLGDLIKEEIIA; encoded by the coding sequence ATGGCAAGGTTTAAACATGAATTACTCACCGAAAGAATAATCGATTTGATTGAAAGGGGTGAACTAAAAGCAGGGGAGAAACTCCCAAGTTTAAGAACACTTTGCCGGCAGCAAGGTATCAGTTTAATGACGGCCTATCAGGCTTTTAACACTTTAGAAGGCTTAGGTTTTGTAGAGTCTAGAGCTAGATCGGGGTATTATGCGAGAAATCCTTTGAGGAAATCGAGGTTTAAAAAACATTACAGCAAATACAAAAAGCTAAATGCCAAAAGCCTAGATGAAATGATACAAATGGTTTACGGCAGAGAGCTTAATAAGTCTGTTGTATCACTCTCTCTAAATTCTCCTGAGGTTTCTTTGTTGCCAGAAACTAAGTTTAAAAAATCTTTATTATTCGTAAATCGCTACAGAAGTGGTTCTTCATTATTATATGGGCCATTTGCCGGTTTACCTGCTTTAAAAGAGCAGATTGCTGTACTATCTGTACACAGTGGAATGGATATTCACAGTGACGATTTAATTATTACTGCCGGAAGTATGGAAGCAATTAACCTAGCTATAAGTGCTTGTACAGAAGCTGGTGATAAAATTTTGATCGAATCGCCTTCTTATTTTGGGAACTTCCAAACCATAGTTTCTTTGGGTAGAAAGCCAGTAGAAGTAGAGACCGATTTTAATACAGGTATAGTGATCGAAAGCATGGAAAAAGCGATTGAAGAACATCAACCCAAAGCATGTGTTTTAGTAAGTAGTTATTCAAATCCTCTGGGGGCTACAATACCCAATGAGTCTAAAAAGAAAATTGTGAACCTTTTGGCTAAGTACAATATCACGTTAATAGAAAATGATATATATGGAGAATTATATTACAGTTCGCAGCGTAGCCGATCATGCAAGTCTTACGACGAAAATAACAATGTGATTTATTGTTCTTCTTTTTCTAAATCCTTGGCTCCGGGTTACCGCATTGGTTGGATACATCCGGGCAAATTTTACGATAAAGTCTTTCAGGCGAAAGTAAGCCATAGTGTAACTACATCTACACTTACTCAGGAGATTCTCGCTCATTTTCTCAAACATGGCAGATATGATTTGCACCTTAAAAGAATGCGAAAACAATTGCATACACAGTCACTGAAATATCAGCAGGCAATTGAGAATTATTTCCCAAAAGACACAGTGGTTTCTAAACCCAAAGGTGGTTTTGTATTATGGGTTGAGTTAAATAATAAAGTAGACACTTTAACCCTGTTTAAAAAAGCCATGGCAGAAAATATAAGCTTTGCTCCGGGGCAGATGTTTTCTATGGAAAAAGATTTACACAACTATTTTAGAATAAGTATCGGGCAGCCTTATGGGCGAAAAATAGAAGCCGCTATAAAAAAATTGGGTGATTTGATAAAGGAGGAAATTATAGCATAA
- a CDS encoding PAS domain S-box protein, whose translation MQGKFANKANNIIFSYLLPIICTALLIYQGIFSGFNVVTFVVIALIIAFSIGNFFYRKSLEQFHIDKNGQVVKLLHEKVFNSGKVKNDDINALNILEKRINQAMAFIRAIGKGDLNASFADLTEDIQDLNKDNLVGEIHSMNQKMQEIAVSERQRNWATEGIAKFSEIFRQQDKPIVEILDAFLIEFCRYIQANQASVFVYDNEGHKLQLVSTYAYNRKKFIAKEVEPGEGLIGQVYLEKSSIYLKELPTDYISITSGLGEATPSVVYIAPLKFNEKVEGVMEIAAFDEWQSFETEFIDRVSEIIGSALTTLKTAEITQKLLYQSQEKEELLKSQEEEMRQNFEELIATQEEMQRKAKEAYEQHAKLSAILDSSKNSIVTLNEQGKIETINKATVDMFGYLEDELINQPLNFIIPNIPFKSKEDFNKDESLRLIGKKADGKTFPLELWGGEATLDNRSLFSCIITDITGRVKAEEEQAMFVEQMQAQEEELKQTLEEIQASQEEVQRQSMEASEQHAKISAILNATADAIITVGPGGIIETVNTAAIKLLGYSESELLTFKLKQILPEIPFTSMEEYDNSKDDKDNILKLDAVKKDGTKFPVEVSGRKATLNNRDIFVTILHNITERQKLESEQAMYMEQMQAQEEELKQTLEEINASQEELQNQLTQTAMLNHEMDARMAVLNESTILSESDIYGNITFVNDKFCEVAQFTRKELIGQPHNIVRHPDTPKLFFKNLWSTIKAGKTFRGFLKNKKKDGSPYYVDVVISPVLDENNRPIKYVAARYVINSETYGEQMLRGQAIKMEEAEVNK comes from the coding sequence ATGCAGGGCAAATTTGCAAACAAGGCTAATAACATAATCTTTTCCTATTTACTACCTATAATTTGTACGGCTTTACTGATTTATCAGGGAATTTTTAGCGGATTCAATGTAGTTACATTTGTTGTAATTGCACTTATAATAGCATTCTCTATAGGTAACTTCTTTTACAGAAAGAGCCTAGAACAATTCCATATTGATAAAAATGGGCAGGTTGTTAAGTTGCTACATGAAAAAGTATTTAACAGCGGAAAAGTTAAAAATGATGATATAAATGCTTTGAATATTCTTGAGAAAAGAATAAACCAAGCAATGGCATTCATCAGAGCAATTGGTAAAGGAGATTTGAATGCTTCTTTTGCCGATCTCACAGAAGATATTCAAGATCTTAATAAAGACAATTTAGTGGGCGAAATCCATTCGATGAATCAGAAAATGCAAGAAATAGCCGTTTCTGAACGCCAAAGAAACTGGGCGACAGAAGGTATTGCTAAATTTTCTGAGATATTCAGGCAACAAGATAAACCAATAGTTGAGATACTTGATGCCTTTTTAATCGAATTTTGCCGATATATTCAAGCTAATCAAGCCTCTGTATTTGTATATGATAATGAAGGCCATAAACTACAACTTGTTTCAACTTATGCCTATAATCGTAAAAAATTTATTGCTAAAGAAGTTGAGCCAGGTGAAGGTTTAATTGGTCAGGTTTATCTTGAAAAGAGCAGTATTTATTTAAAAGAGCTACCCACAGATTACATTAGTATTACTTCTGGTTTGGGTGAAGCTACTCCTTCTGTAGTTTATATTGCTCCATTAAAATTTAATGAGAAAGTTGAAGGTGTAATGGAGATCGCTGCTTTTGATGAATGGCAATCTTTTGAAACAGAGTTTATAGACAGAGTATCTGAAATTATTGGATCTGCCCTTACTACTCTTAAAACTGCAGAAATAACACAAAAGCTTTTATATCAATCTCAAGAAAAAGAAGAATTGCTCAAATCTCAGGAAGAAGAGATGAGACAAAACTTTGAAGAATTAATTGCTACTCAGGAAGAGATGCAGCGTAAGGCAAAAGAAGCTTATGAGCAGCATGCTAAGCTTTCAGCAATTCTGGATTCTTCAAAAAACTCAATTGTGACTTTAAATGAACAAGGAAAAATTGAAACTATCAACAAAGCTACAGTTGATATGTTTGGCTATTTAGAAGATGAGCTAATTAACCAACCATTAAACTTTATTATACCTAATATCCCATTTAAGTCTAAAGAAGACTTTAATAAAGATGAATCTTTAAGGTTAATTGGAAAAAAAGCAGATGGTAAAACATTTCCTTTAGAATTATGGGGCGGAGAAGCTACCCTTGACAACCGTAGTTTGTTTAGCTGTATTATCACTGATATTACAGGCCGAGTTAAAGCAGAAGAAGAGCAAGCGATGTTTGTAGAACAAATGCAAGCACAAGAAGAAGAACTTAAACAGACACTAGAAGAAATTCAGGCTTCACAAGAAGAAGTTCAAAGGCAATCTATGGAGGCTAGTGAACAACATGCCAAAATTTCTGCTATTCTAAATGCTACTGCAGATGCAATTATAACTGTAGGTCCGGGAGGTATTATAGAAACAGTAAATACTGCAGCAATTAAACTTTTGGGTTATTCTGAATCCGAATTATTAACCTTTAAACTCAAGCAGATTCTTCCTGAAATACCATTTACTTCAATGGAAGAATATGATAACTCAAAAGATGATAAAGATAACATACTAAAACTAGATGCTGTAAAAAAAGACGGCACAAAATTCCCAGTAGAAGTATCTGGCAGAAAAGCTACATTAAATAATAGAGATATTTTCGTTACCATTCTTCATAATATAACCGAAAGACAAAAACTTGAATCTGAGCAGGCCATGTACATGGAACAGATGCAAGCACAAGAAGAAGAGTTGAAGCAAACACTAGAAGAGATTAACGCCTCGCAAGAAGAATTACAAAATCAGCTTACCCAAACAGCTATGCTCAACCATGAAATGGATGCACGTATGGCTGTTTTGAATGAGTCTACCATTCTTTCTGAATCTGATATTTATGGCAATATCACTTTTGTGAATGATAAATTCTGTGAGGTTGCTCAGTTTACCAGAAAAGAGCTTATCGGGCAACCACATAATATTGTTCGCCACCCCGACACTCCAAAATTATTCTTTAAGAATTTGTGGAGTACCATTAAGGCAGGTAAAACATTTAGAGGTTTCTTAAAAAATAAGAAAAAAGACGGTAGTCCTTATTATGTAGATGTAGTGATCTCTCCAGTTTTGGATGAAAATAATAGGCCAATTAAATATGTGGCTGCACGTTATGTGATCAATAGTGAGACATATGGAGAACAAATGCTAAGAGGACAAGCTATAAAAATGGAAGAAGCAGAAGTAAATAAATAA
- a CDS encoding branched-chain amino acid aminotransferase produces MTFQAKPFGSSPAPLMYVAKYENDGWDNGTIEPFTDLVLSPFAMCFHYGQTVFEGLKAYRSADDQILVFRQQENFLRMNKSLERMAMPTLPQKLWEEGILSLISNLRDEVPPHGEGSLYIRPFAIATQPKLGVELSDEYLFLVTACQVGAYYDKNLKVKVEKEFTRAAPGGAGSAKCGGNYGSAFYPFKKAKAEGFDQILWTDSKSHEFFEESGTMNFGFFIEDTFITPPASDTILDGITRKSIIELARDKGYKIEVRPFSVTELKESFSKGLKIEAFGLGTAAVIAPFESISIDGINYACYCAPDAQMFTLKNELKGIQEGKVFDKHGWNTIVEKFVEA; encoded by the coding sequence ATGACTTTTCAGGCAAAACCCTTTGGATCGAGTCCCGCACCGTTAATGTATGTGGCTAAGTATGAAAATGATGGATGGGACAATGGCACTATTGAACCTTTTACAGATTTAGTATTAAGCCCTTTTGCCATGTGCTTTCATTATGGCCAAACAGTGTTCGAAGGACTCAAAGCGTACAGATCAGCCGACGATCAAATTCTGGTTTTCAGGCAGCAAGAAAATTTTCTCAGAATGAACAAATCATTAGAGAGAATGGCAATGCCAACTCTACCACAAAAACTATGGGAAGAAGGCATTTTATCACTCATTTCTAATTTAAGAGATGAAGTCCCTCCTCATGGCGAAGGTTCATTATATATTAGACCTTTTGCTATTGCTACTCAGCCTAAATTAGGAGTAGAACTTTCTGATGAATATCTATTTCTGGTCACTGCCTGCCAAGTAGGTGCTTATTACGATAAAAACCTGAAAGTTAAAGTAGAAAAAGAATTTACAAGAGCAGCTCCGGGTGGTGCTGGTTCAGCTAAATGTGGTGGAAATTACGGTAGTGCGTTCTATCCATTTAAAAAGGCCAAAGCAGAAGGTTTCGATCAAATACTATGGACAGATTCAAAATCTCATGAGTTTTTTGAAGAATCTGGTACAATGAATTTCGGTTTCTTCATAGAAGATACTTTTATTACACCTCCTGCTTCAGATACTATTTTAGATGGAATAACAAGAAAATCGATAATTGAACTGGCAAGAGATAAAGGGTATAAAATAGAAGTTCGTCCCTTCTCAGTAACTGAGCTAAAAGAGTCTTTCAGTAAAGGATTAAAAATTGAAGCCTTTGGTTTGGGTACAGCAGCAGTAATTGCTCCTTTCGAAAGTATCTCGATTGATGGTATCAATTACGCTTGCTATTGTGCTCCAGATGCTCAAATGTTTACTTTAAAGAACGAGTTAAAAGGAATACAAGAAGGTAAAGTATTCGACAAACATGGTTGGAATACCATTGTAGAAAAATTTGTTGAGGCATAA
- a CDS encoding TonB-dependent receptor domain-containing protein yields MKLSIQYYLLLAFLPFAAYAQDTHEITGTIIDKETEDPVPFAQVAFFEPGNETPVVGTVTKDNGQFQLEVEEGEYRMEVVFVGYDEKEIKTVKVNKNKSVGNIALIPSSLKLDEIVVEGNEVKRPVTTTLEGVNVRPDQTLSNTGGSVLDVLRNTPSVSVGQDGSITLRGSGNTNILLDGRNSSITGDLEQIPASMIENIQIVNNPNAKYDAQGAGGVINIKLKRGSQKGTTGKAELTVGTRMRTNASVNLSRKSENFNIYGGYSYRSWPGVGNSNTSRDIFSSNERLIQQVDRERNDKEHTFNYGADYFFGKNKISYEGAFNMEDEEDYDNTQTEIRSIDTDDLILQYKRINNEIEDNYSFDNAFIYERTFDNPDRELRAVVSHSYRDQQEQQIIDIYNNITDENDDVSRYERSTSDDFNSNIVMQVDYVHPFDNAKLETGYKSIFRTMENDYLYEAQDPDVGEWVNRADVSNRFRYEDKIFAAYAIFSSSIGDKLDYALGTRAEQTMVDTKLYNNNETNEQNYLNFFPSVQAQYFLDKSNSLKFTYSRRIDRPSSRRLNPFPDISDSLNIRIGNPNLQPEFINSFEFGHMLSKDKFEITTNAFFRHVNGQIDWIVRVEDGISYRGPLNLNNAMTYGLELINTTQLTNWWNMNFSYSIFQTQVDGTNLNADYTNKGLSWYAKLNTDFSLPLDVDMQITANYRAPEVEAQGKDLARYYMDLSFQKSFMDDKANATLSIRDLFNTRSFRGENFGEDFFQEFEYKRESRIALLSLSYSL; encoded by the coding sequence ATGAAACTTTCTATCCAATACTACTTATTACTAGCATTTTTACCATTTGCAGCATATGCACAAGACACGCACGAAATTACGGGGACAATTATAGATAAAGAAACAGAAGATCCTGTACCTTTTGCACAAGTAGCCTTTTTTGAACCCGGCAATGAGACTCCTGTAGTGGGTACAGTTACGAAAGACAATGGACAATTTCAGTTGGAAGTGGAAGAAGGAGAATATAGAATGGAGGTAGTATTTGTTGGCTATGATGAAAAAGAGATAAAAACAGTTAAAGTAAACAAAAATAAATCGGTTGGTAACATTGCACTTATCCCCTCTTCGCTTAAACTCGATGAGATTGTAGTAGAAGGCAACGAAGTGAAAAGACCTGTAACTACTACACTAGAAGGTGTAAACGTACGACCAGATCAAACCCTTTCTAATACTGGTGGTAGTGTACTTGATGTGTTAAGGAACACACCTTCTGTTAGTGTTGGGCAAGATGGTAGCATTACCTTAAGAGGTAGTGGCAACACAAATATTCTTCTTGATGGAAGAAACTCATCTATCACTGGTGATCTGGAGCAGATTCCTGCAAGTATGATTGAAAACATACAAATTGTAAATAACCCCAATGCAAAGTATGATGCCCAAGGAGCAGGTGGGGTTATAAATATCAAGCTTAAAAGAGGAAGCCAGAAAGGTACAACAGGAAAAGCTGAACTTACAGTGGGTACACGTATGCGTACAAATGCTTCAGTAAACTTGAGTAGAAAGTCTGAAAACTTTAATATTTACGGCGGTTATAGTTATAGAAGCTGGCCGGGTGTAGGCAATTCCAATACTTCAAGAGATATATTTTCTAGCAACGAGAGACTGATTCAACAAGTAGACAGAGAGCGAAATGATAAAGAACATACCTTTAATTATGGTGCTGATTATTTCTTTGGTAAAAATAAAATTAGCTACGAAGGTGCTTTCAATATGGAAGATGAGGAAGACTATGACAATACACAGACTGAAATCCGCTCTATAGATACAGACGACTTAATTCTTCAGTATAAAAGAATTAACAATGAGATTGAAGACAACTATTCTTTTGATAATGCCTTTATCTACGAACGTACTTTTGATAATCCTGATAGAGAATTAAGAGCGGTGGTAAGTCATTCGTACAGAGACCAGCAAGAACAACAAATTATTGATATTTATAATAATATCACCGATGAAAATGATGATGTTTCACGCTACGAAAGAAGCACAAGCGATGACTTCAACAGCAATATTGTAATGCAGGTAGATTATGTACATCCATTTGATAATGCCAAATTAGAGACAGGTTACAAATCTATTTTTAGAACAATGGAGAATGATTACCTATATGAAGCGCAAGATCCAGATGTAGGAGAATGGGTAAACAGAGCCGATGTAAGTAACCGATTTAGGTATGAAGATAAGATTTTTGCAGCCTATGCCATCTTCTCTAGTAGCATCGGCGATAAGTTAGATTATGCTTTGGGTACTCGTGCAGAGCAAACTATGGTAGATACCAAACTGTACAATAACAATGAAACCAACGAGCAAAACTATTTGAATTTCTTCCCGAGTGTACAAGCACAGTATTTTCTAGACAAGAGCAATTCTTTAAAATTTACATACAGTAGAAGAATAGACAGACCTAGCTCAAGAAGATTAAATCCATTCCCAGATATTTCAGATTCTTTAAATATTAGAATTGGTAACCCAAACCTACAACCAGAGTTTATCAACTCTTTTGAGTTTGGACATATGCTTAGTAAAGACAAATTTGAAATTACAACCAATGCATTCTTTAGACATGTAAATGGCCAGATCGACTGGATTGTGAGAGTGGAAGATGGTATTTCTTATAGAGGGCCACTTAACCTGAACAATGCTATGACCTACGGTTTAGAGCTTATCAACACTACACAACTTACTAATTGGTGGAATATGAATTTTAGTTATTCGATTTTCCAAACTCAGGTGGATGGTACCAACCTAAATGCCGATTATACAAACAAAGGACTTTCGTGGTATGCCAAGTTAAATACTGATTTTAGTTTACCACTTGATGTAGATATGCAGATTACTGCCAACTACAGAGCACCTGAAGTTGAAGCCCAAGGTAAAGATTTAGCTAGATATTATATGGATTTGAGTTTCCAAAAATCTTTTATGGATGATAAAGCAAACGCTACCCTCAGTATAAGAGACTTATTTAATACAAGATCTTTTAGAGGTGAAAACTTCGGGGAAGATTTTTTTCAAGAATTTGAATATAAACGCGAGTCAAGGATAGCTCTTTTAAGTTTGAGCTATAGCCTATAG
- a CDS encoding RNA polymerase sigma factor produces MPEIATLDQSVYNKEEELLVLYQKAFPIVAKYISKMGGDFDTAKDVFHDAVIIYYENYMFKHQSIRVNETACLVGIAKNLWKKQFKGSYKEMSLDVSFDKLNESFFDVEEALPSKRRLMNFLEKAGSKCMELLQAFYYEQLPLTQIASHFGFSGVRSATVQKYKCLQKVKNKVKEKSLIYDDFLN; encoded by the coding sequence ATGCCAGAAATAGCAACCTTAGATCAATCAGTTTACAATAAGGAAGAAGAGTTATTGGTGCTTTATCAAAAAGCTTTTCCTATTGTAGCTAAGTATATTAGTAAAATGGGAGGCGATTTTGATACTGCCAAAGATGTTTTTCATGATGCGGTAATCATTTATTACGAAAACTACATGTTTAAACATCAATCTATTCGGGTAAACGAAACTGCCTGTTTAGTAGGCATTGCCAAAAACCTATGGAAAAAGCAATTTAAAGGAAGTTATAAAGAAATGTCGTTGGATGTATCTTTTGATAAATTAAATGAAAGTTTCTTTGATGTAGAAGAAGCTCTTCCATCTAAAAGGCGATTGATGAACTTTCTCGAAAAAGCAGGTAGCAAATGTATGGAATTATTACAAGCATTTTATTATGAGCAGTTGCCTTTAACTCAAATTGCATCTCATTTTGGATTTTCGGGTGTACGCTCTGCGACAGTGCAGAAGTACAAATGTTTGCAAAAAGTTAAAAATAAAGTAAAAGAAAAATCCCTGATCTACGATGACTTCCTTAACTGA